Proteins from a genomic interval of Candidatus Poribacteria bacterium:
- a CDS encoding lasso RiPP family leader peptide-containing protein, which produces GDAKPVLQELETYEKPTLVEVGSILQLTAGAFDSGDSEENYTKYIPNNG; this is translated from the coding sequence CCGGAGATGCCAAGCCAGTCCTACAGGAGTTGGAAACGTATGAAAAGCCGACTCTGGTGGAAGTGGGGAGTATTCTTCAGTTAACCGCAGGTGCTTTTGATAGTGGTGATAGTGAAGAAAATTATACTAAATACATACCTAATAACGGATAG